A DNA window from Euleptes europaea isolate rEulEur1 chromosome 20, rEulEur1.hap1, whole genome shotgun sequence contains the following coding sequences:
- the GCNT3 gene encoding beta-1,3-galactosyl-O-glycosyl-glycoprotein beta-1,6-N-acetylglucosaminyltransferase 3, whose amino-acid sequence MYCSGKKLFGQALCLLAVGSLMAFATVVLKYTSSLNWECQFNDLGQDTKDPQTQLCKDQLYQSLRLSPKNVISCPQIMRGDVGTVQVALRWRLDKKNQRVSLSERDYLTMTQNCALFKESRRFLQFPLSKEEEDFPIAYSMVIHEKIEMFERLLRSIYTPQNVYCIHVDKKAPEAFKEAVRAIASCFENVFVASKLERVVYASWSRVQADLNCMEDLLATKVRWKYLLNTCGTDFPIKTNAEIVRALKALNWQNNMESERPSSTKMARWKYRHEVKDSVIRTNTEKSPPPHRSPMFTGSAYIVVTREFAQHLFEDPTAKQFLEWSKDTYSPDEHVWATLHRMPGVPGSVPANSKYDLTDMNAIARVVKWSYLEGDVSKGAPYSPCTGVSRRAVCVYGMGDLQWIVAQHHLLANKFDPLVDEYAIQCLEEYLRFKAIYGKEL is encoded by the coding sequence ATGTACTGTTCGGGGAAGAAACTCTTCGGTCAGGCCCTGTGTCTCCTGGCAGTGGGAAGTCTGATGGCGTTCGCCACGGTGGTTCTGAAATATACCTCCTCATTAAATTGGGAGTGCCAATTTAATGATCTGGGCCAGGACACCAAAGACCCCCAGACTCAGTTATGCAAGGACCAGCTCTACCAGTCTCTGAGACTCTCTCCCAAGAACGTGATCAGCTGCcctcagatcatgagaggagaTGTCGGCACGGTCCAGGTGGCACTGCGGTGGAGGCTGGACAAGAAAAACCAGAGGGTCTCGTTAAGCGAGAGGGATTACTTGACCATGACCCAGAACTGTGCACTCTTCAAAGAAAGCAGGAGGTTCCTCCAGTTCCCGCTGAGCAAAGAGGAAGAAGACTTCCCCATCGCTTATTCCATGGTGATCCACGAGAAGATTGAGATGTTTGAAAGATTGTTACGGTCCATCTACACCCCTCAGAACGTCTACTGCATCCATGTAGACAAGAAGGCCCCTGAAGCTTTCAAAGAGGCGGTTCGAGCAATCGCCTCCTGTTTTGAGAATGTCTTCGTAGCATCTAAGCTGGAACGGGTGGTGTATGCCTCTTGGTCCAGAGTTCAAGCCGACCTGAATTGCATGGAAGATCTCCTAGCGACCAAAGTTCGGTGGAAGTACCTGCTGAACACCTGCGGGACCGACTTCCCCATCAAGACCAACGCGGAGATCGTCCGCGCCCTGAAAGCGCTGAACTGGCAGAACAATATGGAATCGGAGAGACCTTCTTCCACAAAAATGGCACGCTGGAAATATCGCCACGAAGTGAAGGATTCTGTGATTCGGACCAATACCGAGAAGAGCCCCCCTCCGCACAGATCCCCCATGTTCACCGGCAGCGCGTATATTGTGGTCACGAGGGAGTTCGCCCAACACCTTTTCGAAGACCCGACAGCAAAACAATTCCTAGAGTGGAGCAAGGACACCTACAGCCCCGATGAGCACGTGTGGGCCACTTTGCACCGGATGCCCGGAGTTCCCGGATCCGTGCCCGCCAACAGTAAATATGACCTCACGGACATGAACGCCATTGCGAGGGTGGTGAAGTGGTCTTATTTAGAGGGGGACGTGAGCAAAGGGGCCCCATACTCACCTTGCACGGGGGTCTCCCGGAGGGCAGTGTGCGTCTACGGAATGGGCGACCTCCAGTGGATAGTTGCTCAACACCATCTCCTAGCCAACAAATTTGATCCCTTGGTGGACGAATATGCCATACAGTGTCTGGAAGAGTATCTGCGGTTCAAGGCGATATATGGGAAGGAGCTCTGA